ATTTTAATATTACGAATTCCTGCCATATTTGATTTTCCTAACCACGTGGCTTAAACCATATAAAACACATATCATAAAAGTTGCAATTCCTAAATAAACACAAATTAGGAAAATTCTTTGAGGAAAAAACTCAACAACCAACTCATAACTATCTCTATTTTCCACATCTTCCGGATTAATATGCCATAAATTAGCGTACCCATTAACAATATAGTGACTGGAATCCGCTATAGATTTAGTTCCATCCAAATACAGCTTCCATCCGCTATCATAACTTTCGCTAAAAATTAGATCGTAAGAAGTATTAGCATCAGTTATATTAACGTGATACTTAGTTGGATTAATCTTTGTAAATTGAACATTTGGTTTGGTATAATCAGAGGTTGTTTCACTTACAAACGCCCCCTTATCCCTTTTTACCACTAGTAGCGGCTCCAATACTTTCTCCACTTTAATATCTCTCACATTAACAGAAGAAATCTTTCCAACATTGGGATAAGCATACATATAAAAAAGCGCGGATTTCGCATTATTACTAGCCCGCACTACTTGGCTATATCTTCGCCAACAATCCGATTCTCTGGATTTATCCAAACAAGTTTGACCAAATTCCGCTTTAACTAACATTTTCGTGGATAATAACTGACTTTTGGAAACATTTTCGGGAATTGAAGCGTTAGATTCAACCAAAGCCACACCCAGTCCTCCAGAATCGGATGAATACTCAAAAGACAATCTATAACTAACACCCCCTTCAAAATCTGTCACTGGCCTGTAATGAAGTGTTTTTTCCCATAAAACGAAATTGAGGTGCGCAACACTTGAACCAAGTGTATAGTAACCAGGAAAAATATTTTGCATAACAAAATCTGCGCTTGCGTTACCTAAAACAGATGAGTCCGGAACCAACCACTCACCCTCACCTATTAGATTTTCACTTTCTTCAAACGCAATGTTAACAATATAATTTTCACTTTCTTTAAGATTAGACACCCCTTCAAAATGCCAATCGTCTTTTTCGGCATTAATAGAACCCCCACCCTCTGTATAAATCAAATCAGTTAATTTATCACCGGAAGAAACCAATTTTGATATCTCCTTTCCTCCTACATAAACCTCATATTTTCCATCTTCAGGCACCTTAAAACTATAACAATATTTGCCACAAACAGGGGTCGCAACTTCATAAACCCATTTTACAAAATCTTCATACAAAACCCTAGGATCCGGTTTATCTTCAAAAGTGTGATCGGATAAAGGCAAAATTGAATTAGATCTTTCAACATACATAAGAACTTTTCCTACCATTCCCCAATAATCATCCTCATTATCATCCTCCCCCGTCCTTTTATCCTCCGGAAGTTCCTTTAAAATACTCATTGAACGAGAAATAAAATCTGTGTAATTGGAAATAAGCTTTTCTTCTAATTCAAAAGAAAGACTATATTTAGCAATTTCCGCAACCCTTTTAGCCGCAAACCAAAGCAAAATGTCTGATTTATCTAAAGGATTTCTAGGCAACAAACGGATTAATTTCTCTTTATACGCTACCAATTTATACTTCGCATCTTGCGGATCCATATTGACTACAACTGGCCATGCCCAACCTTCCTTCCACATTAACTTATCCAAAGAAAAACGCGAAAATCTTCTCTGCCCAAAGATCAAGGTGTCCATATTAGCGTTTTCCAACAAAAATCCTTTGTTGTCTTTATTCAATACTTCAATAAATACCCCAACATCTTTCGGAGCAGAAGAAATTTGCAAAATATAGGGTAAATCTGAAATAGTAGACAACGAATATATTAACTTGGAAGGAATGTAAAATTTGGGTAAAACATCTGGAACTTTATATAGAACTAAACTCGGTTTATCCGAAAGCTCTGTATAAAGTTCGTTTCTCAACGATCTGTTTGGCTCGCCATTTGGTATTTTTGATAAAGAGCGAGGTGTGAAATTTCCAAATTCTTTAACTTTTTCAACGCCTAATCTATTAATAAATTCCTCGTTTTTAGAAGGCAATAATGTTAATTCTCCCGAATATCTCCAATCTAAATCGTTTTCTTGCAAAATATAATCTACAGAAAGCAATGACCAATAACTATTTGGCAAATCCTTCACCAAAAACACATTGTCAATAACTTCTCCAGACATAAGTCCCGCCGAAAGCGGATTTCTTATTATACTATTACCATTACTCACAAAATTTACCGCCACATCATCAGCAGATGAAAACCCATCTATCCAATTCCACGCAGAACCATAATAAGCTTTAGGAACAGTCAATATTCTAGCGTCTTTCAAATTAACTTTTTGATATTCTTCAAACTCTCTCCAATATTCAGGAACTTCCACTCTAAAACTCCGCATACTCCCATTCCATTTATCCCAAACATGTTCCCCCAAAAGAATTGGCTTGGCGAAGAGCGTAACCAAAAGAAAAGTTATTACAAATATAAAAAACTTTCTTTTCCCACGCAATATTTTCTCCATACTCAACAAAGCTGAGTAAAACAAAACAGATAAAGACAGTACATATAATTCTCCAAATTTTGTAAACGGTTCTCTAAAAATTTTAAACCCAGGAAAATATCTAAATAACAGATTATATACAAAACCAAAAGGCGGGCGGGACCCCCCTATCAGAAATAAAGAAACCAAAAACAAAGCGATAAAAAAGTTTTGTGTTTTCTTTGCCCCTATTTTTTTCCTAAAGGACAAAACAATCGTAAAAATAACCAGCGCGTATATAAAAAAAGAAATAATTGGCATATCATACCAACTATTAAATGGATAATAATTGTGTAAGAAATGTTTACCATACCATCCCCATTGACCAATAAATCTGAAGTTCTGATACAAATGTCCCACCGACAAAGCCGAAAACCAACTTCCCTTAAAAACTCGGGTTGCGGCCTCCATATAATAAATAAGCATTGGCATCAACCACCAAGCATTTACAATTGCTAACAAAATGTAATATAAAATTATATTGCCAAGCCTTTTACCTCTAAATTCCTTGAAATACATAAATAAATACAGTAACTGCGGAATATAAATTGTCATAGATAAAGAAGGGTTTGAATTTATTGGCGAAAAAATAACAGAAAGTATTACAAGATTTGCTATATTTAATAAGTCCAACTTTTCGCTTCTAACTAATTTTATAAAAAAGTACAAAGATAAAGGAAGATAGACACTGTACATAATAGGTATCATCGAAATTGGATTTAGGGCAGAAAACGCGTTAAAAGAAAAAAACATTACTGCTGGAAGTGCTGCAAATAAAGATAATTTTCCTGATACCAATTTCGATAATTTGATAAAGGCTATAAAAGAAAAGAAATTAAGTACAAATAGAAACACACGTTGAAGTACCGAAATACTTAAAAAAGAAAAGATGTAAGAATATAAAGGCATCCCAAGTAAGTTTGGTATTGAAAAATTTCTGCCACCTAAAGAGATATAAGGATCCCAAGCATACGGATTCAATTCAGAATTGCCCAGCTGAAGGTAAGTGTAATTATCCCCACCAGCAACGAGCTCGGCATCCCCAAATAATACCAAGATATAAATTAAATTTATTAGAAATAATATAACGATCAGAAAAATACTATGTTTATGTTTGGCATAAAAAGAGGATATGCGTAAATTAAACATATTTTGCATAAGATTTAGAGTACTGTAACACGCGGAATAGGTACTATTATACGACCACCAGAACGCCTAAAGTCCGTTAACTTACTTAATATCTCCTCTTTAAAATTCCAAGGCAATAAAAGAAGGTAATCTGGTTTATCTTCTTTAATTTTTTCTTCGGGAAAAACTTGAAGATGGGTACCTGGGGTGTACAAACCTTGCTTATAAGGTATGTTATCCGTTACATAACTTAAAAGTCTATTATCTATTTCACAATAATTAAGAAGTATATTACCTTTAGCTGGAGCTCCAAAACCTGCCACTCGTTTTCCATCCTTTTTAAGAGATATCAAAAGCTTTCTTAAATCTTTTTTTATCGTTTGGACTTCCTTCGCAAATTTTTTCAATGCCCGAGGATCGTAAAGACCCACCTTTTCCTCTAAATCCAAAAGTTCTTTTAAAGATTTAGAAAGTGTTCTCTTTGCTTTACTTCTGCTAACAAATATCCTAATAGAACCCCCATGAACTGGAATTCTTTGCACATCAAACATCTCAAAACCAAATCTACTAAATAAATGTATAAGGGGTTTTAAAGAAAAATAGGAAAGATGTTCATGGTAAATGGTATCAAATTGCAAACCTTCAATTAAATTCATCAAGTAAGGAAATTCTGCCACAAAAACCCCATCTTCAGACAAAGCGATATCCAAACCTTTTAAAACCTTATCCAAATCATCTATATGCGCAAAAACATTGGTACCAATAATCACAGACGCATGCCCCTTCTCTCTAACCATTCTCTGCGCCAATTTTGTACTAAAAAAATCGTCCCATGTTTCAATCCCATTATCATTAGCAAGTTTAGCCAGATTTTTTGCGGGATCTACTCCAAGCAACGGTACCCCTGCAGTTTTAAAAAACTTAAGAAGCGTCCCATCATTACTACCTATTTCTGTAACCAAAGTACCGCTGTTTAATCCAAATTTTTCTACCAAAAAAGTAGCCAAGTCACCAAAATGCGCGAGCATTGTTTTAGAGAAAGAGGATATATAAACATAATTCTTAAACATATACTCAGGATTAACAACCTCCTCCAATTCAACCATTCCACAATCCCCACAATAACATACCGTGAGAGGAAATTTATGTTCCAGCTCATTAAGTTGGTAAGCCGTTAAAAAATTATTTACGGAGGGCATATCTCCCAAAAAAAGAAATCTTTTTAAATTTTTATTTTTGCACATGCGACAATGTTTTACTTTCTTTACGAGCGATTTTGGCATTTTTTATCCTTTCTGGACTTCCCAAAAATCTTTACCAAAAAAATCCCAGGGAAGCCTGTTTTCATCGGTATTTTCAACACTAAAATGTTGATTCAATAAATATATTATTTCTCCCGTTTTTGAACTCAAATTAGCAACACCGTGGGCAATACCTCTTGGTATATACAAAAGTTTAGAATGACCTCCACCTAAAACAAGTCTCATTGTTGCATTTAATGTAGGGGATTTCATACGCAAATCAACAAGACCAATAACAAGAGGTGTAGAATTAGTTACATACCATAAATCGTCCTGTTTATAATGCACATGCCAAGCTTTAACACCGCCGGGAAACAACATGGAATAATTTATTTGAAGTAATCTAAATCCAGGGATAACTTGACTTACACCTTTACCATCTAACCGCAATAATTCAACCAAAGAACCTTCCTCACTAACAATATCAATTAGGTCAATCACAATAACCCCGTCAATTGCAGATTTTTTGGCGTATTCCTGCTTATATATACTTTTACTAAACTTTGGGGATATTTCCATATTCTTTGTTATAAAGAATACAATACTTGATTGAGTAATGCAATACAGGTATAAAGATTATATGAATATTATAATAACAGGTGCAAAAGGACAATTAGGATACGAATGCACAAAAATTTTAACAGGAAAAAAATATAAAATATTTCCCTATTCAGACACTGAATTGGATATAACAAATAGCGATGCCTGCGAAAAAATCATTTTGAAAATAAAACCCGAATACATAATAAATTGTGCGGCACTTACAAATGTTGATTACTGCGAGGAAAAACCCAACGAATCCTTTTTAGTAAACACTTATGGACCAATAAATTTGGCTTGTGCGTGCCTGAAATTATCAAAATGCAAACTCATACATATCAGCACAAACGCCGTCTTTGATGGCTTAGATCGAACACAACCGTACAAAGAGGATGAACAACCTACACCACTGACAATAGGCGCTTATGCCTCATCAAAGTTAGCCGGGGAACTTGCGGTAAGGCAAATGCTGGGTCCCCAAGGTTTAGTTATCCGCACATCTTGGTTATATGGAAAATATGGCAATAAAAACTTTGTTAGCGCTATACTAACCTTAGTGGGCAAAAAAGTTCCCCTGGAAATAGTAATTGACGAGATTTCTTCGCCAACATCGGCAAAAGACCTCGCCTTAGGCATATTTAAATTTATAGAAAAAGATCTAGATGGAAATATATACCATTTATCAAATAAAGGAGTAGCTTCAAGATACGATTTTGCAAAAGCAATTATTGACTATAGCGATATTAAAAATTACCCTCTTAAAAAGAGTACATTGGTCAAATACTTAACTAAATACCCAAGACCCTCTATAGTTCCGCCATATACGCCTCTTGAAAATATAAACGCCGCAAAATATGGGATAGAACTACCTCATTGGAAAAAATCGTTAAAGGAATACTTAAAAAACTAGGAACTAACCTTGGGAATACCTAATTCTAAAAGAGCGTAAAATTTACCAGGCACCTTACTCATTAATTCCATAACCTTAAAATCTCCAACAGTACGAATTCTTTGAATGTGTCGTCTCTTTTTTAACATAGATTTGTAGTTTTTAATATTCCAAATATATGCCTTAATATAAGTTTCAGTTATAGTTCTTGCTTGACCAGAAAATATCAAAGCAAACATTTCCGCAATATTAATTAGCATATAATAGGGTAATACCCAAATAATATTCCACCACCTATAATTTTTTAAAATGTTTCTAATAATATTTCTCTCTGCTAAATAACGACGGGAAGTAGTTGTTTGATATTTCCCACCTTTAGGAAACCCGCCTATTCCTACAGAACCGCCACTAAAATGATATAAAATAGATTCAGGTATCGGTATAACCGACATTCCAAGCAAATGTGCTTTCCAAGAAAGATCTACATCTTCAGCAAATAAGAAATGCTCTTCATCCATCATCCCAAGTTTTATATAGTTTTTACGGGTTAAAAATATTCCGTTATCCGCAGAAAAAATTTTTCTAACCTGCTTCTTACCATCTGGTGTATACGCACGCTCTGGATAACCAAACAGATCCGCAGCTATTCCACAACTTAAAAAGATTTTACCATCGTAAGACATCTGCCATGGAACATAAATTGCACCCTCCTTTTTTTCCGCAGACTCTACAAGAAGTCGTATACAATCTTTGTCAAGCCAAACATCGGGACCAACAACACACACATATTTACCTAAAGATTCTTTGGCGGCCAAATTTAAACCCGCGGGGCAACCAATGTTATCTTTGGAAACAACTATTTTACCTCTTTTAATTAAAGTTTTAGCTTCCTTAACCGTATTGTCAGGTGAAGCGCTGTCCACAAAAATTATTTCAATATTTTTATAAGTTTGTTTATCAATGGAATCAAAATACTTCTCATTGAATTTTTCATTCCTGTAAGAGGTTGTAATAATAGAAACAAGAGGACCCTCTGATTTATCTAATTTGTGAGAATACTTTTCAAAAATTTCTATACTTTTCATAATAATTTAAGATATTCAACCAAAGCTTCCTCCCAATTTCTCATTATAAAATATCCTTTATCATGAAGTTTTTTATTCTCCAAAACTTCAAACGCGGGTCTTGGGGCAAAATAATCTTTGGCAAAAAAGCCCTTTTTTACAGGCTCCACTTTAATATGATTAAACCCTAATATATCCACTATTCTTTTTGCCACACCATACCTAGAACAATAGCCCTCATTACCCATATTATAAAGTCCATAGTCCTTTGTGTCTAGCATCCGAAAAATACCTTCCGAAAAATCACGCGTGTAAGTAGGACACCCAAACATATCATCCAATGCATATAAAGTTGTCGCTCCATTTTTTATTTGATTACAAATCTTACTAACAAACTTTTTATCTCTATCTTTGCCCCCCATCATCCAACCAGCTCTAAAAATAAAATGATTATCTAAAATTTGTGGAATAGCTTTTTCAGCTTCATGTTTCGCCTTACCATAAGAATTTACTGGGTTTGGGTCGTCATATTCTGTATAAGGTTCTCCTTTCGTACCGTCAAACACTCCCACAGTACTTATATGCACAAGAGGAGTTTCAAAATCTCTGCAAACCTCCGCAACATTTATAGCACCCCGCGCGTTCGTATCGTAAGATTCTTGAGGATGCTTTTCGCAATATTCCACATCGGTTAAAGCCGCCAAATTAAAAACAAAATCCGGTTTGGTATCCTTAATCATAATTTCAATAGCTTTCTTGTTCCTAATATCTAGTTGCAATGACCATGGATCCAAAGGCGACAAATCTGTGGATATAATATCATAACCCACTGATGTAAAAACATCGTATAAGGTTGTGCCTAACATCCCAGAAGCCCCCGTTATAAAAATTTTTAATTTATCCTTCTTACACATAGAATTAGCTAGTTATATTAGGATTGATAGTATCAAAATAATTGTATATTATAAACAAGTATAATGTCCAAAAACAAAAAAGCGTTATTATTAATACTTTCTTTCATCCTCCTTATATTCATTAAAAATATTGCTTTTTGGTCTAAGGAGCAAACTTTTATTTTTGGCGATACCGCAATATACGCTTTGCAACTTTCTGCATTTTCCCAAAATATTACAAGTATCTTTTCTCCACATTCCAGCTTTTTACTTTGGAATCCAAATTATTTATCAACAGGTATGCCAACATTGGCTATAATAGATTTAGGATATCTGTACCCACCAAATTTTTTTATTGCTCTTCTTGCCAAAATTTTAGGAAATCCCCTTTTAGTTTTTCCTTTCACCAGCTTACTAGTTTTTCTACATTTAGGTTTTGGGGGATATTTTATCTACAAAATCCTCAAAGAGCACTGGAAACTAGACGAATTCTCTTCTTTAATCGGCGGATTCCTTTGGCTTTTTATTGGATTTAATTTAGAATATACGGCTGCCACTTCCGTCTTATTTGCGGCAAGTTATTTACCGGTTTGCTTTTACTTAAACCAAAAATATAGGGAGAGTAATAAACTAAAACACTTCTTTCTTTTTTACTTATTACTAAGTTTCAGCTTCCTAGCAGGTTATCCCATGCCTTCAATAATAATATTCCTAATCTGCATTGTATATAATATTCTAAACAAGGTTGGTCCTGCCTTTAAAAAAGAGTTAACTAGAATAACAATGGAACACATAAAAGGTTTTTTCCTTATTACCCTTCCAATTATATCGCCACTTTACTTAACCGTCATATCAAACTTTTCTAACAGTGTAAGAGGAAGTACTCTTACACTAGAGGGGTTTTTAAGTAATACCAGTTTAGCATCAAATCTAGTTGAGTCCCTACTACCCCTTAACACGCCATTTAATGCAACAAGCGCCGTAAATATCATTCATATCTACATAAGTGTTGTGGCAATTGTAATATTGCTTCAAGCAAAGGATAAAATACTAATCCTCAAAGATAAAAGAAACCTCGTTATTCTAATATTAGGAATCGCTGGTACCATACTAGCTCTTGGAAAATTAACTTATATGCCCACCCTTATCTACTTAACTACTCCTCTAATTAGTTTATTTAGAAGACTTGCAATTTTCTCACTACTTCCAGGGTTTTCTATATGTATACTTGTGCCCCAACTTTTAAAAAGCGCCCAAACCCAAAAAGAATTATCAAAATCTTTAATTTTTGGAATAAAGTTTATAGCAATACTACTTATATCAACGCAAGTTGCAAGAGTTCTTTACCATAATGGAATCGCTCCTATTGACTATAACGGATTGCTCATAAGTTTAAGCCTCGTATTTATTATCGGAATTTTATCAATTTTGTCTCTTTTATTATTCACACACCACCAAAAGACCGCCAGAATTCTGCTTGTCTTTGCATTACTTATAGAGGCGGGAACACTTGTGTCGGGAAAAGTAGGTCTAAATTCTAAAACAAACCCCAAAAATGTATTTGCCCCAAACGAACTCACCAGATATGTGCAAAAAATAATAAAGCCAAGTGAACGCGCAGAAATGTCAGAAACACAACACAATTACAGCACAGACTATCTGAAAATAGAACAAACAGCAGGGTATGTATCTCTTGCCAGCGAATATGGAGTAAGAATAAACGAAGCTCTTAACTACAAAGGAGAAGATTACAATACCAAAAATCTTAGAGATATTTTAGGGGTAAAATATGTAGTAAGAAAAGGTGATGACGATAACTCCGCCCTAACAAAAGTTGTGGAAATAAAGCAAAATCCGCTAAAACCAAATTTCTACTCTTACAATTATAAAACTTCCTCTTGGGAACTAGATCCCATAGGTACCTACTACAACATTTATGAAAACCCCACAGCTCTTCCAAGATTGTATTTAGCATCAGATATTATAATTACTACAGAACAATCTAAGTATTTACTAGGATACATGGGAAATTTAGAAAATCCAAAAACCGTATTCATTAAAGACAGCGATATAGAAAAACACGAAATATCTTCGGAAGGGGTTGTTGAAATGCTTGATTATAAAAGAAATTATATCAAAGCCGCGGTAAAGTCGGATAATCCTACCTTCTTGGCAAATTCAACCGGTTACTACTCGGGGTGGTCAGTAAAAGTCAATGGAAAAAAGACAGAAATCATCCAAACTAATTGGTTTATGATGGGAGTTTATGTGCCAAAAGGAGAGAACATTGTAGAATTTACTTACACGCCCCACAAAGCAAATATTGGATTGTTGTACATAACAATAGCCGCAATATACTGGTTTTTCTTCAAAGTTCTTATAGACAAACATGGATAAGCTTTATGAATCAAAATACCATAGATTAGAAAAATATTACTGGTTGCTTATAACACGTAGGGGCATAATTATAAATTTAATTAAAAAGATGGGTGTAGCTAACAATGCCAAAATCTTAGAAATTGGTTGTTCTAGCGGTCCCCTCATAAATTTATTAAAACACAATGGGTTTACGAATAATTACGGAATTGACATTAGTGTAGATGCAATCAATTTATGCAAAAAAAGAGACTTAAATAATGTTGCAATTATGGATGGTGCAAAAACACAATTTGAAGATAGGGAATTTGACATAATAATAGCCTCCGATGTTTTGGAACATATAAAAGACGATCAATCCGCTCTGTTGGAGTGGTATAGACTATTAAAACCTAATGGGAAATTGATACTATTTGTTCCTGCATTTGATTTCTTATGGAGTGACCACGATGAAATTAACAATCATTTTAGAAGGTATAATAAATCATCGCTAACAAAAAAATTAAAGGAAGCCCAATTTAAGGTGCTTAGAATTTCTTATTGGAACTTCGTCCTCTTTTTCCCTACTTATTTGCTACGCACATTTCAACATTTTTTTACTAAAAAGAAAGATGAGCCGAAAGATCAGTTGTATGAGTTAAATTCTTTGGTCAATAAAATCCTAATTGTTTTATTAAAAACTGAAAATCTTTTTCTTAAATATTTTAATTTTCCAACAGGAGTTAGTATTTTCACGATATGTAGAAAATAAACACATTAGATTTGGACCCCCCCCAACAAATATCATTCCCCTTGCTAAGTGAAGCTGTATTTGATATCCTCCTAGAATAAATCTATGAATGAAAAAGAAATTAAAAATACTGTTTTTATAGTTACCACCCACATTTTATTTCGTGATATCTATAAACCAAACGAACCGGTGGAAGGTCCTTATACTTCTGTGGCAAAGTCTCTTGATAGCAAGGTAAAAAAACTAGAAACAATAGGTGTTCCCCTAGTTGGGTACGAACATCCAATATTCTATGGAGAAGAACACGAGAAAAAAAGTATCAAGTTGCCCGCTTTACTAGGTACAATAACTCCAATTAAATACATAGCGGACTTTGTTATTTCATTATTTCTTTTAGTAAAAATAAACCTTAAATATAAAGCAGAGCAAAGAGTAGTAATTGGGATTGACCCTCTTTCAACCTTGCCCGCAATAATCCTTAAACCTATATTCAGATACAAACTTATATTCTATAGTGTGGATTTTAATGAAACCAGATTCAAAAATAGCTTTATGCAAAAAATATACGAGCTTTTTGACAAATGGGCTAGCATCTATGCTGACCAAGTTTGGGTTGTATGCGATTCGCTAAAGGAATACAAAAAG
The Patescibacteria group bacterium genome window above contains:
- a CDS encoding class I SAM-dependent methyltransferase; the protein is MCKNKNLKRFLFLGDMPSVNNFLTAYQLNELEHKFPLTVCYCGDCGMVELEEVVNPEYMFKNYVYISSFSKTMLAHFGDLATFLVEKFGLNSGTLVTEIGSNDGTLLKFFKTAGVPLLGVDPAKNLAKLANDNGIETWDDFFSTKLAQRMVREKGHASVIIGTNVFAHIDDLDKVLKGLDIALSEDGVFVAEFPYLMNLIEGLQFDTIYHEHLSYFSLKPLIHLFSRFGFEMFDVQRIPVHGGSIRIFVSRSKAKRTLSKSLKELLDLEEKVGLYDPRALKKFAKEVQTIKKDLRKLLISLKKDGKRVAGFGAPAKGNILLNYCEIDNRLLSYVTDNIPYKQGLYTPGTHLQVFPEEKIKEDKPDYLLLLPWNFKEEILSKLTDFRRSGGRIIVPIPRVTVL
- a CDS encoding dTDP-4-dehydrorhamnose 3,5-epimerase family protein codes for the protein MEISPKFSKSIYKQEYAKKSAIDGVIVIDLIDIVSEEGSLVELLRLDGKGVSQVIPGFRLLQINYSMLFPGGVKAWHVHYKQDDLWYVTNSTPLVIGLVDLRMKSPTLNATMRLVLGGGHSKLLYIPRGIAHGVANLSSKTGEIIYLLNQHFSVENTDENRLPWDFFGKDFWEVQKG
- the rfbD gene encoding dTDP-4-dehydrorhamnose reductase, whose protein sequence is MNIIITGAKGQLGYECTKILTGKKYKIFPYSDTELDITNSDACEKIILKIKPEYIINCAALTNVDYCEEKPNESFLVNTYGPINLACACLKLSKCKLIHISTNAVFDGLDRTQPYKEDEQPTPLTIGAYASSKLAGELAVRQMLGPQGLVIRTSWLYGKYGNKNFVSAILTLVGKKVPLEIVIDEISSPTSAKDLALGIFKFIEKDLDGNIYHLSNKGVASRYDFAKAIIDYSDIKNYPLKKSTLVKYLTKYPRPSIVPPYTPLENINAAKYGIELPHWKKSLKEYLKN
- a CDS encoding glycosyltransferase gives rise to the protein MKSIEIFEKYSHKLDKSEGPLVSIITTSYRNEKFNEKYFDSIDKQTYKNIEIIFVDSASPDNTVKEAKTLIKRGKIVVSKDNIGCPAGLNLAAKESLGKYVCVVGPDVWLDKDCIRLLVESAEKKEGAIYVPWQMSYDGKIFLSCGIAADLFGYPERAYTPDGKKQVRKIFSADNGIFLTRKNYIKLGMMDEEHFLFAEDVDLSWKAHLLGMSVIPIPESILYHFSGGSVGIGGFPKGGKYQTTTSRRYLAERNIIRNILKNYRWWNIIWVLPYYMLINIAEMFALIFSGQARTITETYIKAYIWNIKNYKSMLKKRRHIQRIRTVGDFKVMELMSKVPGKFYALLELGIPKVSS
- the rfbD gene encoding dTDP-4-dehydrorhamnose reductase, which produces MCKKDKLKIFITGASGMLGTTLYDVFTSVGYDIISTDLSPLDPWSLQLDIRNKKAIEIMIKDTKPDFVFNLAALTDVEYCEKHPQESYDTNARGAINVAEVCRDFETPLVHISTVGVFDGTKGEPYTEYDDPNPVNSYGKAKHEAEKAIPQILDNHFIFRAGWMMGGKDRDKKFVSKICNQIKNGATTLYALDDMFGCPTYTRDFSEGIFRMLDTKDYGLYNMGNEGYCSRYGVAKRIVDILGFNHIKVEPVKKGFFAKDYFAPRPAFEVLENKKLHDKGYFIMRNWEEALVEYLKLL
- a CDS encoding YfhO family protein, with the translated sequence MSKNKKALLLILSFILLIFIKNIAFWSKEQTFIFGDTAIYALQLSAFSQNITSIFSPHSSFLLWNPNYLSTGMPTLAIIDLGYLYPPNFFIALLAKILGNPLLVFPFTSLLVFLHLGFGGYFIYKILKEHWKLDEFSSLIGGFLWLFIGFNLEYTAATSVLFAASYLPVCFYLNQKYRESNKLKHFFLFYLLLSFSFLAGYPMPSIIIFLICIVYNILNKVGPAFKKELTRITMEHIKGFFLITLPIISPLYLTVISNFSNSVRGSTLTLEGFLSNTSLASNLVESLLPLNTPFNATSAVNIIHIYISVVAIVILLQAKDKILILKDKRNLVILILGIAGTILALGKLTYMPTLIYLTTPLISLFRRLAIFSLLPGFSICILVPQLLKSAQTQKELSKSLIFGIKFIAILLISTQVARVLYHNGIAPIDYNGLLISLSLVFIIGILSILSLLLFTHHQKTARILLVFALLIEAGTLVSGKVGLNSKTNPKNVFAPNELTRYVQKIIKPSERAEMSETQHNYSTDYLKIEQTAGYVSLASEYGVRINEALNYKGEDYNTKNLRDILGVKYVVRKGDDDNSALTKVVEIKQNPLKPNFYSYNYKTSSWELDPIGTYYNIYENPTALPRLYLASDIIITTEQSKYLLGYMGNLENPKTVFIKDSDIEKHEISSEGVVEMLDYKRNYIKAAVKSDNPTFLANSTGYYSGWSVKVNGKKTEIIQTNWFMMGVYVPKGENIVEFTYTPHKANIGLLYITIAAIYWFFFKVLIDKHG
- a CDS encoding class I SAM-dependent methyltransferase, encoding MDKLYESKYHRLEKYYWLLITRRGIIINLIKKMGVANNAKILEIGCSSGPLINLLKHNGFTNNYGIDISVDAINLCKKRDLNNVAIMDGAKTQFEDREFDIIIASDVLEHIKDDQSALLEWYRLLKPNGKLILFVPAFDFLWSDHDEINNHFRRYNKSSLTKKLKEAQFKVLRISYWNFVLFFPTYLLRTFQHFFTKKKDEPKDQLYELNSLVNKILIVLLKTENLFLKYFNFPTGVSIFTICRK